AGCGATCGATCGGGCCGACGGAACTGGTCGCGACCGACGTGTTCGGGCTGCTGTCTCGGGAGTTCGACTGCGATCCCGTCGATAGCGTGCTCGTGTATCCGGAGCGGCGGCCGATACCGAAGTGGTTCCGTCTCGGGCTGTACGACGTCGAGGAAGTCGGCAAGAGCCGCCAGCGGGACGAGTTCGACCAGCTCCGCGAGTACGTGGAGGGAGATTCCCTCCGGGACATCCACTGGCCCGCGACCGCACGGAAAGACGAGCTGATCGTAAAGGAGTTCGCCGCCGACACACAGGGACCCAGCGTCTCGATCAGCGTCGGCGGCCGGGGAGCCGACCGAACTGCGATGGCGGCGACCAGCGTCGCGCTCGCGCTGCTGGAGGAGGGGGTTCCGGTCGACCTCTCGGCGCCGAACGGGCGCGTCGAGACGTTCCCCGGCGGCGACCCACGCCAGCTCCTCGAGCTTTTGACGCGACTGCCCCGCGGGGGGGTTCCCGACCCGGACGCTGACGTCGTGATCGAGGGGACACACCGGCAAACAGAGATCAAAACCGACGGGGAGACTCATCGGTTCGATCAGCTCCGTGAAGGGACCGCACCCGGACAGGACGACGATCGAAGCCAGGGAACGGCCGAAGGACAGACCGGGGAACCGGCCCCCGGAACCGTCCCGGCGGCCGACGGGGGTGAACGATGAAGAGTCCGATCGCCGATCTGGTGCGCCGGGTGCGGCGGCGTCTCGCGCGGGCG
The Halalkaliarchaeum desulfuricum DNA segment above includes these coding regions:
- a CDS encoding DUF58 domain-containing protein, with product MLPDRFTPDVRLTRRGKSVVAVCLFAAAMAWIAGPRALNAVVAPGIVGLAAAYLQLRGLEAPRVIRDLPPDAHAGTSHELRLRFADAGEPTAGLSDPFLARVTERVDDGLELEQSAVEAAIGESDVQFEVSYRRRGERSIGPTELVATDVFGLLSREFDCDPVDSVLVYPERRPIPKWFRLGLYDVEEVGKSRQRDEFDQLREYVEGDSLRDIHWPATARKDELIVKEFAADTQGPSVSISVGGRGADRTAMAATSVALALLEEGVPVDLSAPNGRVETFPGGDPRQLLELLTRLPRGGVPDPDADVVIEGTHRQTEIKTDGETHRFDQLREGTAPGQDDDRSQGTAEGQTGEPAPGTVPAADGGER